In Exiguobacterium acetylicum, the genomic stretch TTGTTCTTCTCAAATGAGATTGGAACGATTCATCAAATCTTAAGTATCCTTGCGCTCAGTACGATCGTCATCGGGGTGATCGGTGCGCTCGCGACACGGGATGCGAAGCAAATCATCATCTACAACATCATCGTCGCAGTCGGGGTCATCTTGTACGGGGTTTCCCTCATGACACCGCAAGCACTAGAAGGTGCGATTTTCTATCTTCTTCATGATATGTTGATTAAAGCTGCTTTGTTCCTACTCGTTGGAATCATGGTCGGAATTGCCGGATCGAGTAAGCTGAAAGATATGGGCGGGATGATCAAAGCCTATCCTGTATTAGGTTGGACGTTCTTCATCGCGGCGTTATCACTTGCCGGGATTCCACCGCTCAGCGGATTCATTGGGAAATTCCTGATCGTTCGTGGTGGTATTGAAGCCGGTGAGTTGATTGGACCAATCATCGTTCTACTATCGAGTCTGCTCGTCTTGTATTCGGTCGTTCAATTGTTCATGCGTGCCTTTTGGGGAACACCGAAGACCTACTCTGGTGATAAACAAGCGCTTGTTCCAAAGCTGCTAGTTCCTACGATTGCCTTAGTTGCGCTCAGCGTTCTCTATGGAGTAGGTGCTGAGGCGATGCGTCCACTGATTCAACAAGCCGTCGAACCGTTGACGAATCCAACGCTCTATATCGATGCCGTACTAAAAGGAGGTCGTTAATTCATGCCATTTCAAGTCTTGCTCAACTTATTTCTTGCATTCTTGTGGATGTTTCTCTCCAACAATTTCTCGGCCTCCGGTTTCGTCATCGGTTACGCGCTAGGGTTGATTGCGATGTTCGCTTTCCGTCGCGGCTTCAAAGGACGCTTTTATCTCGGACCTGTCGTCGCACTCGTCCTATTGTTTTTCCGCTTTCTCTACGAGCTTGTCGTCGCGAACATCGATGTCTTGAAAATCATCTTAAAGCCGAAGTTAGATATTCAGCCTGGTATCTTCGCTTATGAGACCGAACTCGATCAACCGTGGCAAATCACGTTGCTGTCGATGTTGATCACATTGACACCGGGAACGCTCGTCGTTGATATCTCGGATGATAATAAGACACTCTACATTCATGCACTCCACATGCCAGAGGTTGATGAAGCAGTCGCTTCGATTCGTGAAAGTTTTGAGAAAGCCATTCTGGAGGTGAGTCGGTAATGTTCGATATTTTAATCTATATCGCACTCGGGGGTGTCTTTCTCTCGATGCTCGGTCTGTTTTACCGGGTCATCAAAGGACCAAGTGTGGCGGATCGTGTCATTGCTCTTGATTCGATTGGTATCAGCTTGATTTCAATCGTTGGCCTTGTCTCGATCATCTTACGGACGAGCGACTACCTCGAAGTCATCCTGTTGATTGGTATACTCGCCTTCATCGGTACGGTTGCCTTTTCAAAATATATCGAGAAAGGAGAGATCATCGAACGTGATCGCAATCAATGAATTGATCGTCGCGGTCTTCGCCTTGCTCGGTATGGGATTTAGTCTCGTCACCGCGCTTGGTCTGATCCGCTTACCGGATGTCTATACGCGTGCTCACGCTGCATCTAAAAGCGCGACATTAGGTGTCATGTCGATTTTAATCGGCGTCATCATCTATTTCGTCACTGAAGATGGATTCTTCTCCTCTCGTGTCGTTCTCGGTATCCTGTTCGTGCTCATTACAGCACCGATTGGAGGACATCTGATCGCTCGTGCTGCATATTACAGCAATGTGCCGTTATGGAAATCGTCTGTTCGTGACGACTTGTCTCAGAACAAAGAACATGTGGAACCAAAGAAACGCCAAGATGATGTATAAGTATCACCATGACAAAACCCTCACTTCCATTCATGGAAGCGAGGGTTTTTGATTAAGAACGCTGTAAAGGTGAGGCAGCAAACAAGAGTGCCAACTCATCACGATTATCCAGCAATTCTTCTAATGTATGCTGTTCCAGTTCCCGGATAAAAGCTCGAAGCGCTCGTCCGAGTACACCTTTTAGACGACATCCTGGTTCGATGACACAATGACCGTTGCTTCCAAAACACTCGACGATATCCATCGGTTCCATCTCCCGAACGACTTTCCCGATGTTGATATCTTTTGGATCACGAATCAAACGGAGTCCGCCTGACCGACCTCTGGTTGATTCGACATAGCCAAGTTTCGCTAACTGTTGTGTCACCTTCATTAAATGGTTGGATGAGATGCCATAATGATTTGCAATCTGCGGCATTGGTGTGATGACATCCCGGTGCACCCCGAGGTACATCAACACACGTAATCCATAATCCGTATACTGTGTAATTCTCACGATCCTCACTCCATTCCTTCCCAAAACTGCACTGTTATCGTACCATGAAATACGAAACTGACTACATTGTTTTGTCTCATGATTCGAAATTCTGATAAACCTCTATAGGGTTTACGTATGGAATGAAATATTGGATTTAATATACGAGTTTTAAAAACAAAAAAACTATTCCTCCTTTCCTGTTCGAAAGAAGAAATAGTGCTATTTCCTTTTTACCTTATTTTTTGTACAGTCCTTTCACGACATCATTAAAACGGTCGGCATAGTTCGTAAAGACTCCCGTGACACCATAATCAAGCATACGAACCATATCCGCTTTTTCATTCACTGTGTACGGGTGAAGTAACAAATCATGCGCCCGAATTGCTGCGACGTTCTCACGTGTCAATGCTTTGAAGGAAGGACCGACACCGACCGCATACTGGCGGATTGCTGTTAATCGATCATCCGTCAATGCCTTGACTTCATTTGCTTCCATCAACTGAACCAATGGAACGTTCGGGTCGATGGCTCTGACTTTTTGAAGACTTGCTTCACTAAACGACTGAATCAAGACTTGTCCTGATTTGACCTTGTTACTCGATAATCCGTTCTGCTTTAGTACGTCGAGCAATTTCTGTTCCATTCCCGGGTACACTTCCGGTGATTTCGTCTCGATGTAATAATTCGCATGCTTCCCATACTTACTCAAGACTTCTTGAAGCGTCGGAACTTTCAGACCGACATACGATTTTTTCGCAAGGGTCGGGTTCGCTTCATTGAACCAGCTACCGGCATCAAGTTTCTTGATTTCAGCAAGCGTTTTATCTTTGACGGCACCCGTTCCGTTCGTCGTCCGATCAACCGTTTCATCGTGCATTGCAATCAATTGACCGTCTTTTGTCATCTGTAAATCAATTTCGATGTAATCTGCTTTAAATGCCTTATGTCCCATTTCATAAGCTGGCATCGTATGCTCTGGCGCGTATCCCGAAGCTCCGCGGTGAGCAACACTGATGATGCGATTTGGATCGAGTAACGATTTTCCTTTTGAATGTGCGCTGACATCTTCTGTCGGAAGACCTGTGCTTAATACGGCTCCTGCTACCATCGTCAATCCAATTTGTTTCAACATAATCAATTCCCCCTTGAAATATTCTTACAACACTTATCCTAAATCGTATGTATGAAGCTGATATAGAGATGATGTAAATGTCGTTTCGTATTTTGATGACAAAGTGATATCAACAAAAAAGTGCAATCCTTCTCGTTAGAGAAAAATTGCACTTTGTCTTCAGTCTCAAAGACCCGCATCTAAAATGGGTTTTTTTATGATTACGCTTCGAAAATCAATGACTCTGGATCTTCGAGGAGATCTTTAATGTGTTTCAGGAACGTAACCGCTTCTTTTCCATCAACGATTCGGTGATCGTAGGAGAGTGCGACATACATCATCGGACGGTTTTCCATGCGTTCAGCATCGATTGCTACAGGGCGCAAGTTGATTGCGTGCATCCCGAGAATTGCGACTTGTGGACCGTTTAAGATCGGTGTCGACATGAGTGAACCGAATGTACCACCGTTCGTGATCGTGAACGTACCACCCGTCAAATCAGATAGACCGAGTTTGTTATCGCGCGCCTTGACCGCTAATTGAATGATGTCTTTTTCAATCTCAGCAAAGTTCTTTTTGTCCGCATCACGAACGACTGGAACGACGAGACCATCTGGTGCTGAAACGGCAATACCGATATCGTAGAATTTCTTCA encodes the following:
- a CDS encoding Na+/H+ antiporter subunit E, whose translation is MPFQVLLNLFLAFLWMFLSNNFSASGFVIGYALGLIAMFAFRRGFKGRFYLGPVVALVLLFFRFLYELVVANIDVLKIILKPKLDIQPGIFAYETELDQPWQITLLSMLITLTPGTLVVDISDDNKTLYIHALHMPEVDEAVASIRESFEKAILEVSR
- a CDS encoding Na(+)/H(+) antiporter subunit F1; the protein is MLGLFYRVIKGPSVADRVIALDSIGISLISIVGLVSIILRTSDYLEVILLIGILAFIGTVAFSKYIEKGEIIERDRNQ
- the mnhG gene encoding monovalent cation/H(+) antiporter subunit G gives rise to the protein MIAINELIVAVFALLGMGFSLVTALGLIRLPDVYTRAHAASKSATLGVMSILIGVIIYFVTEDGFFSSRVVLGILFVLITAPIGGHLIARAAYYSNVPLWKSSVRDDLSQNKEHVEPKKRQDDV
- a CDS encoding Rrf2 family transcriptional regulator; translation: MRITQYTDYGLRVLMYLGVHRDVITPMPQIANHYGISSNHLMKVTQQLAKLGYVESTRGRSGGLRLIRDPKDINIGKVVREMEPMDIVECFGSNGHCVIEPGCRLKGVLGRALRAFIRELEQHTLEELLDNRDELALLFAASPLQRS
- a CDS encoding glycerophosphodiester phosphodiesterase, producing the protein MLKQIGLTMVAGAVLSTGLPTEDVSAHSKGKSLLDPNRIISVAHRGASGYAPEHTMPAYEMGHKAFKADYIEIDLQMTKDGQLIAMHDETVDRTTNGTGAVKDKTLAEIKKLDAGSWFNEANPTLAKKSYVGLKVPTLQEVLSKYGKHANYYIETKSPEVYPGMEQKLLDVLKQNGLSSNKVKSGQVLIQSFSEASLQKVRAIDPNVPLVQLMEANEVKALTDDRLTAIRQYAVGVGPSFKALTRENVAAIRAHDLLLHPYTVNEKADMVRMLDYGVTGVFTNYADRFNDVVKGLYKK